In Stigmatopora argus isolate UIUO_Sarg chromosome 10, RoL_Sarg_1.0, whole genome shotgun sequence, the following proteins share a genomic window:
- the sfrp2l gene encoding secreted frizzled-related protein 2-like: MRALLFALTLVRSLASDASVPVHLGPPSLGFRSSFRSVCKPVPSTLSLCHGIGYRQMRLPNLLGHDSLREAQQQSAAWLPLVSKLCHRDTRKFLCSLFAPVCVPDYGAPVNPCGSLCEAVRDHCVPVMSAFGFPWPEMFNCSRFPRGTQLCIPPSGEQDARAMEEITHEESLKGSVICDACSLAAEGETDIQDNFCQSPYAFKMRLGSVSTVGGDLQLVPLARSRILRWAGGGAERVGMGGAMAHNALWLQEGGTCACPGLDSADKKQDFLEGKVMDKKVKRVQEGWYLGLARAEEGRLVLTRLVRWTKTDKELKKFIRGLLKQPCREL; this comes from the exons ATGCGAGCGCTTTTGTTTGCTTTGACGCTCGTACGCTCTCTGGCGTCAGACGCTTCGGTTCCGGTCCACCTAGGACCACCGTCGCTCGGCTTCAGATCGTCTTTCCGCTCGGTGTGCAAGCCCGTGCCGAGCACCCTGTCTCTGTGTCACGGCATCGGTTACCGTCAAATGCGGCTGCCCAACCTGCTGGGGCACGACTCTTTGCGGGAGGCCCAGCAGCAGTCCGCCGCCTGGCTGCCGCTTGTCTCCAAACTGTGTCACCGGGACACCCGGAAGTTTTTGTGCTCCTTGTTCGCCCCGGTTTGCGTGCCGGACTACGGCGCGCCAGTGAATCCGTGCGGCAGCCTGTGCGAGGCCGTGCGCGACCACTGCGTTCCCGTCATGAGCGCTTTTGGCTTCCCATGGCCCGAGATGTTTAACTGCAGCCGATTCCCCCGCGGGACACAACTCTGCATACCGCCGAGTGGGGAACAGGATGCACGGGCCATGGAAGAAATCACCCACGAGGAGTCGCTCAAAG GAAGTGTGATTTGTGATGCCTGCAGTCTGGCCGCGGAGGGAGAAACTGACATCCAGGACAACTTTTGTCAAAGTCCATATG CATTCAAGATGCGTCTGGGCAGTGTGTCGACGGTGGGTGGAGACCTTCAACTTGTGCCTTTGGCCCGAAGCCGCATCCTGCGGTGGGCAGGGGGAGGTGCGGAGAGGGTGGGGATGGGAGGCGCCATGGCCCACAATGCTCTATGGCTGCAGGAAGGAGGAACTTGTGCGTGTCCCGGCTTGGACTCGGCAgacaaaaaacaggattttttaGAGGGGAAGGTCATggataaaaaagtgaaaagggTCCAGGAAGGCTGGTACTTGGGACTAGCTCGAGCTGAGGAGGGAAGGCTGGTATTGACACGATTGGTGCGCTGGACGAAAACTGACAAAGAACTGAAGAAGTTCATTAGGGGGCTCCTGAAACAACCCTGTAGGGAGCTCTAG
- the lamtor1 gene encoding ragulator complex protein LAMTOR1 codes for MGCCYSSDNETADQDNERKPLITHPNPVSKPPNGTDWITPSVPSARTDEQALLTSILTKTAQNIIDVSAADSVMMEQHEYMDKARQYSTKLAVLSSSMPQKKPLALPSLTSQPHQVLASDLVPYSDVQQVSKIAAYAYSAISQIKVDAKEELVVQFAIP; via the exons ATGGGCTGTTGTTACAGCAGCGACAACGAGACAGCAGACCAG GATAATGAACGCAAGCCGCTGATCACCCACCCGAATCCTGTCAGCAAACCCCCAAATGGCACAGACTGGATCACCCCATCGGTCCCCTCGGCACGAACAGATGAACAGGCTCTTCTCACATCAATCCTTACCAAAACCGCACA GAACATCATCGATGTGTCGGCAGCTGACTCCGTCATGATGGAGCAGCATGAATATATGGACAAAGCTCGGCAATATAG taCAAAACTTGCTGTCTTGAGCAGCAGTATGCCCCAGAAGAAACCCTTGGCTCTCCCCTCCCTCACCAGCCAACCCCACCAAGTGCTCGCCAGTGACCTGGTGCCGTATTCGGATGTTCAGCAG GTATCCAAGATAGCAGCGTATGCCTACAGTGcaatatctcaaatcaaagtgGATGCTAAAGAAGAACTAGTAGTCCAGTTTGCCATTCCTTAA
- the lrrc51 gene encoding leucine-rich repeat-containing protein 51 translates to MNMFEAPVDLSFKGIINLADAQSEEPASGMRPMKRNSLGKFQSGSLRLNNNQITNLYDLHKTISHFLAKPSQLAWLDLSFNRITNIDKVLCELPQLRVLYLHGNRIFTLSEVDKLQSLSHLHTITLHGNMIEANKTYRNHVISVLPRLKTMDFSVVTPQERDLAQIGHKSSPHKRNKETFK, encoded by the exons ATGAATATGTTTGAGGCCCCTGTAGATTTATCTTTCAAAGGCATCATCAATTTGGCag aTGCACAGTCAGAGGAACCTGCCAGTGGTATGCGGCCTATGAAGAGAAATTCATTGGGAAAATTCCAAAGTGGCTCTCTACGTCTTAATAACAACCAGATCACAAACCTCTATGACCTTCACAAGACTATCAGCCACTTCTTGGCTAAACCATCACAGCTGGCCTGGTTGGACCTTTCTTTCAACCGTATCACAAACATCGACAAA gttttgtGTGAGCTGCCTCAACTACGGGTGTTGTATCTTCACGgtaaccgtattttcacactgtCAGAGGTAGACAAGCTCCAAAGTCTTTCACATCTGCACACCATCACTCTACATGGAAATATGATTGAGGCGAACAAGACCTACAg GAATCACGTGATATCAGTTCTCCCTCGATTAAAGACAATGGATTTCAGTGTTGTGACCCCTCAGGAACGAGACCTGGCACAAATCGGGCACAAGAGCAGCccacacaaaagaaataaagaaacatTTAAGTGA